The Drosophila gunungcola strain Sukarami chromosome 3L unlocalized genomic scaffold, Dgunungcola_SK_2 000003F, whole genome shotgun sequence genome contains a region encoding:
- the LOC128258630 gene encoding LOW QUALITY PROTEIN: SANT and BTB domain regulator of class switch recombination (The sequence of the model RefSeq protein was modified relative to this genomic sequence to represent the inferred CDS: deleted 1 base in 1 codon) encodes MQKSGSDEGATSAVQPDESPPAPSQKSIDSGSGAEFQISLNEFLEFLKLSCHVNDMIAKADMGKPHTREPVPPMEGSAATAKGNCKKDEFDFAHLADNPLVNELLGLRRPSRNESRSSLLQEAKSSVLRSGHTHHSRTSRPESTYRGLHPKLGEQLDAAINEGVLDSVLSFICPVPMPTQLQNGRCKPKQLQPPTKEPLAQTSPTPSPNPVPPAAPLHSGASKSMMELGHSHAPLSTATPSAPCLQQAHPGGDALHPDQLTNSMVRALIKEPIQKPVGLNAGRRKSLLLVKDSKHARQERKEPEVVIHVCDEVKNTSKDFTCPQHLLVTKMGYFADVTAGQRLEEMDISVHCDILIFDWLMKWIKHSAQSQDLPVSGQSTGPQLDGNNVVPILVSASFLQMEPLLLECLAFCHAHLSEVVRTSTNLSCLNDALVTRLAAMFTNLELEMVRDKKERVTPRLWTKLIQSLCEPDPEALRGHFYSMSGLFRCSRCFNCVTNTMKSYVSCVPSNIRLNRWGQLMSHHVRDTNWDLNVYIVQLFKELKSWRKVYWKLWGHCHYLYCCTCEAHFPVYQMHWCRFHPESPNFLGPVGNAGPAGRFSCCGQQAFRYETLPGPNGCQFREHSVLVETDRERAILAIAQLVGENYALCEQPPLRIQELAAAGEISPSWQGISLTPQRCRQGLLPQLCMDSVLKRVTNHRVSRRMRGSRYQMDTSTDSETTSTSEDDARCLRPRMRNVHDDDEDYSSSSDGCESEHRPPPRKTRGKKSRKRPTDVSGRFWSGELSARSNQDHQRDFEEKIMKQVANYVTKKTGTDQCLVQNAQPLGGSYVRLESEWKEMLKQRHSHHNIQGTNAAGLSLPQSSNTCLGSAIATGGSSVSVLSKQKHK; translated from the exons ATGCAGAAATCGGGCTCCGACGAGGGAGCCACCTCTGCTGTCCAGCCGGATGAATCGCCGCCGGCTCCCTCCCAGAAATCCATCGATTCCGGCAGTGGCGCCGAGTTTCAAATCAGTTTGAACGAGTTCCTAGAGTTTCTGAAACTATCCTGTCATGTGAACGACATGATAGCGAAGGCCGACATGGGGAAACCACACACCAGGGAGCCAGTGCCGCCGATGGAGGGCAGTGCCGCCACAGCCAAGGGGAATTGCAAAAAGGACGAGTTCGACTTTGCCCATCTGGCGGACAATCCGTTGGTCAACGAGCTGCTCGGTCTGCGACGTCCATCAAGGAACGAGAGTCGCTCCAGTTTGCTCCAGGAGGCGAAGTCCAGTGTATTGCGTTCGGGACACACTCACCACAGCCGCACATCCCGTCCAGAGTCCACCTACCGGGGACTGCATCCCAAGTTGGGCGAGCAACTGGATGCGGCCATCAACGAGGGTGTCCTGGACTCGGTGTTGTCCTTCATATGCCCGGTTCCAATGCCCACTCAGCTCCAGAATGGCAGGTGTAAGCCCAAGCAGCTGCAGCCGCCAACGAAGGAGCCACTTGCCCAGACATCACCCACTCCCTCGCCGAATCCAGTTCCACCTGCTGCTCCCCTGCACTCCGGAGCATCCAAATCCATGATGGAGCTGGGCCACTCGCATGCGCCGTTGTCTACAGCCACTCCCTCGGCTCCGTGCCTCCAGCAGGCCCATCCCGGTGGTGATGCACTGCATCCGGATCAATTGACCAACAGCATGGTGCGGGCGCTGATCAAGGAGCCTATCCAAAAGCCGGTGGGACTAAACGCCGGCAGACGCAAATCTCTACTGCTGGTTAAGGACAGCAAGCACGCCAGGCAGGAGAGGAAGGA ACCCGAAGTGGTGATCCACGTTTGCGACGAGGTGAAGAACACTTCGAAGGACTTTACCTGCCCGCAACACCTGCTGGTGACCAAAATGGGCTACTTTGCGGACGTGACCGCCGGCCAACGGCTGGAGGAGATGGACATATCGGTGCACTGCGACATCCTGATCTTCGACTGGCTGATGAAGTGGATCAAGCACAGTGCCCAGAGCCAGGATCTGCCAGTTTCCGGCCAGAGCACCGGGCCGCAGTTGGACGGCAACAATGTGGTGCCCATTTTGGTGTCGGCCAGCTTCCTGCAAATGGAACCGCTGCTGCTCGAGTGCCTGGCCTTCTGCCACGCCCATCTCAGCGAAGTGGTCCGCACATCCACGAACCTGTCGTGTCTGAACGATGCCTTGGTCACCCGACTGGCGGCCATGTTCACCAATCTGGAGCTGGAGATGGTGAGGGACAAGAAGGAACGGGTCACGCCGCGTCTGTGGACCAAGCTGATACAGTCCCTCTGCGAACCGGATCCGGAGGCGCTGAGGGGACATTTCTATAGCATGTCCGGGCTATTCCGCTGCTCGCGCTGCTTCAACTGCGTGACCAACACCATGAAGTCCTATGTGAGCTGTGTGCCCAGCAACATCCGGCTGAACCGCTGGGGTCAGCTGATGAGCCACCATGTGCGGGACACCAACTGGGACCTAAACGTCTACATCGTTCAGTTGTTCAAGGAGCTAAAGTCATGGCGGAAAGTCTACTGGAAGCTGTGGGGTCACTGCCACTATCTGTACTGCTGCACTTGCGAGGCTCATTTTCCGGTCTACCAGATGCACTGGTGTCGCTTCCATCCGGAGTCGCCCAACTTCCTGGGACCCGTGGGAAATGCCGGACCCGCTGGACGCTTTTCCTGCTGCGGTCAGCAGGCCTTCCGCTACGAAACGCTGCCGGGACCAAAT GGCTGCCAGTTCCGCGAGCACAGCGTCCTGGTGGAGACGGATCGCGAGCGGGCCATCCTGGCCATTGCCCAGTTGGTGGGCGAGAACTATGCACTGTGCGAACAGCCACCGCTGAGGATCCAGGAACTGGCGGCCGCCGGCGAGATCAGTCCCAGCTGGCAGGGAATCTCCCTGACTCCCCAGAGATGTCGCCAGGGCCTGCTGCCGCAGCTCTGCATGGACAGTGTGCTGAAGAGGG TGACCAACCACCGGGTGAGCCGTCGGATGCGCGGATCGCGCTACCAAATGGACACCAGCACCGATTCGGAGACGACATCGACAAGTGAGGATGATGCCCGTTGTCTGCGTCCGCGCATGCGCAACGTTCACGATGACGACGAGGATTACAGCTCCAGTAGTGATGGCTGCGAGTCGGAGCACCGTCCACCACCTAGGAAAACACGTGGCAAAAAGTCACGAAAGCG TCCCACCGATGTGTCGGGCCGTTTTTGGTCC GGTGAGCTGTCGGCACGCAGCAACCAGGATCATCAGCGGGACTTCGAGGAGAAGATCATGAAGCAGGTGGCCAACTATGTGACCAAGAAAACGGGAACGGATCAGTGTCTGGTGCAGAATGCCCAACCTCTGGGCGGTTCCTATGTGCGCCTCGAATCCGAGTGGAAAGAGATGCTCAAGCAGCGCCACAGCCATCACAATATCCAGGGAACCAATGCCGCTGGCCTCTCGTTGCCCCAAAGCAGCAACACTTGCTTGGGATCCGCCATTGCAACTGGTGGATCCTCCGTGTCCGTTTTGTCCAAGCAGAAGCACAAGTAG
- the LOC128258914 gene encoding ubiquitin-conjugating enzyme E2-22 kDa: MANMAVSRIKREFKEVMRSEEIVQCSIKIELVNDSWTELRGEIAGPPDTPYEGGKFVLEIKVPETYPFNPPKVRFITRIWHPNISSVTGAICLDILKDNWAAAMTLRTVLLSLQALLAAAEPDDPQDAVVAYQFKDKYDLFLLTAKHWTNAYAGGPHTFPDCDSKIQRLKDMGIDEHEARAVLSKENWNLEKATEGLFS, encoded by the exons ATGGCGAACATGGCAGTGTCGCGGATCAAACGGGAGTTCAAGGAGGTGATGCGCAGCGAGGAG ATCGTCCAGTGTTCCATCAAAATCGAACTGGTCAACGACAGTTGGACGGAGCTGCGTGGCGAGATCGCCGGTCCGCCCGACACGCCCTACGAAGGCGGCAAGTTCGTCCTGGAGATCAAGGTGCCCGAGACATATCCCTTCAATCCGCCAAAG GTACGCTTCATAACGCGCATCTGGCACCCGAACATTTCGTCGGTGACGGGCGCCATCTGCTTGGACATCCTGAAGGACAATTGGGCCGCGGCGATGACACTGCGCACTGTGCTGCTGTCCCTGCAGGCGCTCCTGGCTGCCGCCGAGCCGGACGATCCGCAGGACGCCGTGGTGGCATATCAGTTCAAGGACAAGTATGACCTGTTCCTGCTGACCGCCAAGCACTGGACGAACGCGTACGCGGGCGGTCCGCACACCTTTCCCGATTGTGATTCAAAGATCCAACGTCTCAAGGACATGGGCATCGACGAGCATGAGGCGCGCGCCGTGCTCTCCAAGGAGAACTGGAACCTGGAGAAGGCCACGGAGGGTCTGTTTAGTTAG
- the LOC128258912 gene encoding phospholipid scramblase 2-like isoform X1: protein MNSMSVPSSGEVPSCEDGNANPVGVGISKPLVDTIKGYPVEQLHPLVGSSPWSPKQLPIVTQPGIGTGMARGELTGNWKNVVPSSTSGLEYLKIIDQLLVKQRVEFFEAITGFETNNRYSIQNALGQKVFYAVEDTNCCTRNCCPERPFHMKVFDNYLKEEVIHLHRPLGCSSVCFPCCLHSIEISAPPGNVIGSIQEEWSICRPSFRILNRSGDLVLRIQGPMCFCSICCNVDFNVVNLDGESVGRISKQWSGLGREFLTDADMFGITFPKNMDVDLKAVLLGATFLIDFMFFEKSCKCLFNSCGCCLNV from the exons ATGAATTCCATGTCTGTGCCATCCTCAGGAGAGGTTCCGTCTTGTGAAGATGGAAACGCAAACCCAGTTGGTGTTGGAATCAGTAAACCATTGGTCGACACTATTAAAGGATATCCTGTGGAACAACTTCATCCTTTGGTAGGATCTTCTCCATGGTCTCCAAAACAGCTACCCATAGTTACTCAACCTGGAATAGGCACTGGAATGGCACGGGGTGAACTAACTGGAAACTGGAAAAATGTAGTACCAAGCAGTACAAGTGGATTGGAGTACCTTAAGATCATCGACCAGCTTCTGGTCAAGCAAAGAGTGGAGTTTTTTGAGGCCATTACCGGATTTGAGACCAACAACCGTTACTCCATCCAAAACGCGTTGGGACAAAAAGTGTTCTATGCGGTGGAGGACACCAACTGCTGCACCCGTAACTGCTGTCCCGAGAGACCCTTCCATATGAAGGTGTTTGATAACTATCTGAAGGAAGAGGTAATTCATCTTCATAGGCCTTTAGGCTGTTCCTCCGTCTGTTTTCCCTGCTGCCTGCACAGCATCGAGATATCGGCACCACCCGGAAATGTGATCGGTAGTATTCAGGAGGAGTGGTCTATTTGTCGACCCTCCTTCCGCATCCTCAACCGAAGTGGGGACCTCGTCTTGCGCATCCAAGGACCTATGTGCTTTTGCTCAATCTGCTGCAATGTGGACTTTAAT GTGGTAAATCTAGACGGTGAAAGTGTCGGCAGGATCTCAAAGCAATGGTCCGGACTTGGTCGTGAGTTCTTAACGGATGCGGATATGTTCGGCATCACCTTTCCAAAGAACATGGATGTGGATCTTAAAGCGGTTCTACTAGGCGCCACATTCCTTATCGATTTTATGTTCTTCGAAAAGTCatgcaaatgtttatttaactcTTGTGGTTGTTGccttaatgtttaa
- the LOC128258912 gene encoding phospholipid scramblase 2-like isoform X2, protein MEAMRQLRSPKEPPMNSMSVPSSGEVPSCEDGNANPVGVGISKPLVDTIKGYPVEQLHPLVGSSPWSPKQLPIVTQPGIGTGMARGELTGNWKNVVPSSTSGLEYLKIIDQLLVKQRVEFFEAITGFETNNRYSIQNALGQKVFYAVEDTNCCTRNCCPERPFHMKVFDNYLKEEVIHLHRPLGCSSVCFPCCLHSIEISAPPGNVIGSIQEEWSICRPSFRILNRSGDLVLRIQGPMCFCSICCNVDFNVVNLDGESVGRISKQWSGLGREFLTDADMFGITFPKNMDVDLKAVLLGATFLIDFMFFEKSCKCLFNSCGCCLNV, encoded by the exons ATGGAAGCGATG cGTCAGCTTAGATCTCCAAAAGAACCGCCCATGAATTCCATGTCTGTGCCATCCTCAGGAGAGGTTCCGTCTTGTGAAGATGGAAACGCAAACCCAGTTGGTGTTGGAATCAGTAAACCATTGGTCGACACTATTAAAGGATATCCTGTGGAACAACTTCATCCTTTGGTAGGATCTTCTCCATGGTCTCCAAAACAGCTACCCATAGTTACTCAACCTGGAATAGGCACTGGAATGGCACGGGGTGAACTAACTGGAAACTGGAAAAATGTAGTACCAAGCAGTACAAGTGGATTGGAGTACCTTAAGATCATCGACCAGCTTCTGGTCAAGCAAAGAGTGGAGTTTTTTGAGGCCATTACCGGATTTGAGACCAACAACCGTTACTCCATCCAAAACGCGTTGGGACAAAAAGTGTTCTATGCGGTGGAGGACACCAACTGCTGCACCCGTAACTGCTGTCCCGAGAGACCCTTCCATATGAAGGTGTTTGATAACTATCTGAAGGAAGAGGTAATTCATCTTCATAGGCCTTTAGGCTGTTCCTCCGTCTGTTTTCCCTGCTGCCTGCACAGCATCGAGATATCGGCACCACCCGGAAATGTGATCGGTAGTATTCAGGAGGAGTGGTCTATTTGTCGACCCTCCTTCCGCATCCTCAACCGAAGTGGGGACCTCGTCTTGCGCATCCAAGGACCTATGTGCTTTTGCTCAATCTGCTGCAATGTGGACTTTAAT GTGGTAAATCTAGACGGTGAAAGTGTCGGCAGGATCTCAAAGCAATGGTCCGGACTTGGTCGTGAGTTCTTAACGGATGCGGATATGTTCGGCATCACCTTTCCAAAGAACATGGATGTGGATCTTAAAGCGGTTCTACTAGGCGCCACATTCCTTATCGATTTTATGTTCTTCGAAAAGTCatgcaaatgtttatttaactcTTGTGGTTGTTGccttaatgtttaa